From Dethiosulfovibrio faecalis, one genomic window encodes:
- the aspS gene encoding aspartate--tRNA ligase produces the protein METGVFSASWKRSVFCGSVNGSHEGQVVTVNGWVRKRRDLGGIIFIELWDHTGTVQVVFNPELCPEPHDRAKALRSEFVVSVKGSVRVRPDGTCNDDMATGRWEIMVDDFVLLAPAKPLPFEVGEGADGVDENLRLSHRYLDLRRNRMQRNLRVRHDVARYTREFLSDRGFCEVETPILTKSTPEGARDYLVPSRVNPGSFFALPQSPQIFKQILMISGMDRYFQIAKCFRDEDLRADRQPEFTQVDIELSFLTEEDIYEMMEAYMVGLFRDRLGVELPTPFLRMPYREAMDRFGSDKPDLRIPFEIVDLGDVFADGGFKPFEELLKEGGYVRGVVLPGGTSLSRRLIEQVCERAKVLGAPEMAYFQFKNGGVKGPLAKFLSDAKQADLGRISGASDGDVLYVMGHEDWNLVCSVLGQIRLEIAKEHGHVREPWEFLWVTEFPLFEWDEEEKRWTSVHHPFTMPMVEDLPSMDRDPGSVRSRAYDLVLNGNEVGGGSIRIHDPAIQSKVFGCLAFSEDQARERFGFLLDALSYGTPPHGGIALGFDRLVMLLTGSNSIREVMAFPKTAKAQSLMSGAPSEVGIAQMEELHIKSTFVPKG, from the coding sequence ATGGAAACAGGTGTTTTTTCGGCTTCCTGGAAAAGGTCCGTCTTCTGCGGATCCGTAAACGGAAGTCATGAAGGCCAGGTCGTAACGGTAAACGGATGGGTCCGAAAACGTCGTGACCTGGGTGGCATTATCTTCATCGAGCTATGGGATCACACAGGGACGGTTCAGGTCGTCTTCAATCCTGAACTGTGTCCCGAACCTCACGATAGGGCTAAAGCTCTTCGGAGCGAGTTCGTAGTGTCTGTTAAGGGATCAGTAAGGGTTCGTCCCGACGGGACCTGTAACGACGATATGGCGACGGGGCGTTGGGAGATCATGGTTGACGATTTCGTCCTACTAGCTCCGGCTAAACCTCTGCCATTCGAGGTGGGAGAGGGCGCTGACGGAGTGGACGAAAACCTCAGACTCTCCCATCGGTACCTCGACCTGAGGCGTAACAGGATGCAGAGAAACCTGAGGGTGCGCCACGACGTGGCGCGGTACACCAGAGAATTCCTCAGCGACAGGGGATTTTGCGAGGTGGAGACCCCTATTCTCACGAAGTCCACCCCTGAGGGAGCCAGGGACTACCTCGTTCCCAGCAGGGTCAATCCCGGTTCCTTCTTCGCTCTGCCTCAATCGCCCCAGATCTTCAAGCAGATACTGATGATAAGCGGTATGGACCGATATTTTCAGATCGCCAAATGTTTCAGGGACGAAGACCTTCGGGCCGACAGACAGCCGGAGTTCACCCAGGTGGACATCGAGTTGAGCTTTCTAACGGAGGAAGATATATACGAGATGATGGAGGCCTACATGGTAGGTCTCTTCAGGGACAGACTGGGAGTCGAGCTCCCTACTCCCTTTTTGAGGATGCCCTACAGGGAGGCCATGGACCGCTTCGGAAGCGATAAGCCCGATCTGCGAATTCCCTTCGAGATAGTCGATCTTGGAGATGTTTTTGCAGACGGTGGGTTCAAGCCCTTCGAGGAACTCCTAAAAGAGGGGGGCTACGTCAGAGGGGTGGTCCTTCCCGGAGGAACCTCCCTCTCCAGACGTCTGATAGAGCAGGTATGCGAGAGGGCTAAGGTGCTCGGAGCTCCGGAGATGGCCTATTTTCAGTTCAAGAACGGAGGGGTCAAAGGACCTCTTGCCAAGTTCTTGAGCGACGCTAAACAGGCCGATCTCGGAAGGATCTCCGGTGCTTCAGACGGAGATGTCCTGTACGTTATGGGCCATGAAGACTGGAACCTGGTGTGCTCCGTGCTGGGGCAGATCCGGTTGGAGATCGCAAAAGAACACGGCCACGTAAGGGAACCCTGGGAATTCCTCTGGGTGACGGAGTTCCCTCTGTTTGAATGGGATGAAGAGGAAAAGAGATGGACGTCGGTACATCACCCCTTTACCATGCCTATGGTGGAAGACCTTCCGTCCATGGACAGAGATCCTGGATCGGTAAGATCTAGAGCTTACGATCTGGTTTTAAACGGAAACGAGGTCGGAGGCGGATCCATAAGGATCCACGATCCTGCCATACAGTCCAAGGTGTTCGGTTGTCTGGCCTTCTCGGAGGATCAGGCCAGAGAGAGGTTCGGCTTCCTTCTGGATGCCCTGAGTTACGGGACTCCTCCTCACGGAGGTATCGCCCTTGGATTCGATCGATTGGTCATGCTTCTCACCGGATCCAACTCCATCAGAGAGGTCATGGCTTTTCCCAAAACCGCCAAGGCTCAGAGCCTCATGTCGGGTGCCCCTTCCGAGGTGGGGATCGCCCAGATGGAGGAACTACACATAAAATCGACCTTCGTGCCCAAAGGCTAG
- a CDS encoding MurR/RpiR family transcriptional regulator, with amino-acid sequence MEAQQLQDLLRSHLDNMPTKARRVVEYLLTHMREAAFISIGDVADRLEVSKAQMVRVARVLGFEGYADLKEALKEAVLEQVNPAARLNRVMNDENDLPDKIHQMEHANLDDTWNQLSQDKITLFCDIVKKAQNIYCTGWGISSMVAESMFSRFREMALNGILMKRGSLTLIEQARGIKPEDMVIACDLPGYAIQVTESVERAKKNGAAIVTITDSPAAPICRFADLSFYVSDNSPTFGSSLIGPIFLVHVLTSILSISLGEKAQEALEDQAQCLHDERIYHPVFGLRY; translated from the coding sequence TTGGAGGCTCAACAGTTACAGGACCTCTTGAGGTCCCATCTCGACAACATGCCTACCAAGGCGCGAAGGGTAGTGGAATACCTCTTGACCCACATGAGAGAGGCGGCCTTCATATCTATAGGAGACGTCGCTGACCGTCTGGAGGTCTCAAAGGCCCAGATGGTTAGGGTGGCCAGGGTTTTGGGGTTCGAGGGGTATGCGGATCTGAAAGAAGCGCTAAAAGAGGCCGTTTTGGAGCAGGTAAATCCGGCGGCGAGGCTGAATCGGGTGATGAACGACGAGAACGACCTGCCCGATAAAATCCACCAGATGGAACACGCTAATTTAGACGATACGTGGAATCAGCTCTCTCAGGACAAGATAACCCTCTTCTGCGACATCGTCAAAAAGGCACAAAATATATATTGCACCGGCTGGGGAATCTCGTCCATGGTGGCCGAATCCATGTTCTCCAGGTTCAGGGAGATGGCTCTAAACGGGATCCTGATGAAGAGGGGATCCTTAACCCTTATAGAACAGGCTCGGGGAATAAAACCGGAGGACATGGTGATAGCCTGCGACCTTCCAGGCTATGCCATTCAGGTAACCGAATCGGTAGAGAGGGCGAAGAAAAACGGGGCCGCCATCGTAACCATAACCGACAGCCCCGCAGCTCCTATATGTAGATTCGCCGATCTGTCTTTCTACGTCAGCGACAACAGCCCTACATTCGGAAGCAGCCTGATCGGACCGATCTTCCTGGTGCACGTGCTGACATCGATCTTATCTATCAGTTTAGGCGAAAAAGCCCAGGAAGCCCTGGAAGACCAGGCTCAGTGCCTACACGACGAGAGGATATACCATCCGGTATTCGGCCTTCGTTACTGA
- a CDS encoding nucleoside deaminase, whose amino-acid sequence MEADVIFNRMLDVIEKDVVPLTRKGVEEGHKVFGAAILKKDDLSLVVAGTNHELECPLWHGEVYTIKKFYEMSNRPDPQDCVFLSTHEPCSMCLSAIAWAGFPEFYFLFSYDDTKDSFSIPHDIKMLKEVFECDAPTRENSFYRAHPLMEMVPELDDPDDAKERISRIQREYDSMSSVYQSRKDANSIPLK is encoded by the coding sequence GTGGAAGCCGACGTTATCTTCAACAGGATGTTGGATGTTATAGAGAAGGACGTAGTGCCCCTAACCCGTAAAGGGGTGGAAGAAGGGCACAAGGTCTTCGGTGCGGCGATCCTTAAAAAGGACGATCTCTCGTTGGTGGTAGCAGGGACGAACCACGAGCTTGAATGTCCCCTATGGCACGGAGAAGTCTACACCATAAAGAAATTTTACGAGATGTCGAACAGGCCGGATCCGCAAGACTGTGTGTTCCTGTCCACCCACGAGCCCTGCTCGATGTGCCTGTCCGCCATCGCCTGGGCCGGATTTCCGGAGTTTTATTTTCTCTTCAGTTACGATGACACGAAAGACTCCTTCTCCATTCCTCACGATATAAAAATGCTAAAAGAGGTCTTTGAATGCGATGCCCCTACGAGGGAAAATTCCTTCTATCGGGCCCACCCCTTGATGGAGATGGTCCCTGAGCTGGACGATCCCGACGACGCTAAAGAGCGTATCTCCAGGATCCAGCGCGAGTACGATTCTATGTCTTCGGTGTACCAGTCGAGAAAGGATGCGAACTCGATCCCTTTAAAGTGA
- a CDS encoding helix-turn-helix domain-containing protein yields the protein MTQLELAEKADISRTYVQALEGNRKTPSLKLLGKLGDILKVDPGSLIPSGGHLEGERIYLEEIFDLSSGGEYWYKNRRITEEEVEKIEKVISALLD from the coding sequence ATGACCCAGTTGGAGCTGGCTGAAAAAGCCGATATAAGCAGAACCTACGTTCAAGCTCTCGAGGGCAACAGAAAGACCCCCTCGTTAAAATTGCTCGGAAAACTAGGCGACATACTTAAGGTGGATCCCGGTTCGCTGATCCCCTCAGGAGGTCACCTGGAGGGGGAGAGGATCTACCTGGAGGAGATCTTCGACCTAAGTTCGGGGGGGGAATACTGGTATAAAAACAGACGTATTACCGAAGAAGAGGTCGAAAAGATAGAGAAAGTGATATCGGCACTGTTGGATTGA
- a CDS encoding stage V sporulation protein S: MEVLKISANSQPKSVAGAIAAVMRDSGMVECQAVGAGAVNQAVKSIAIARGYVAPNGIDLVCVPAFAKILIEGEERTAIRFQLESR, encoded by the coding sequence ATGGAAGTTCTTAAAATTTCCGCAAACTCGCAACCTAAATCGGTGGCCGGAGCTATCGCTGCGGTTATGAGAGATTCCGGTATGGTGGAATGTCAGGCCGTAGGAGCTGGCGCGGTCAATCAAGCGGTAAAATCGATCGCCATCGCCCGAGGCTACGTGGCCCCTAACGGAATCGATTTGGTCTGTGTGCCGGCTTTCGCCAAGATACTGATAGAGGGCGAGGAGAGAACCGCTATCCGTTTTCAACTTGAATCCCGTTAG
- a CDS encoding metal-dependent hydrolase: MLVRYLGHSAFYVRGESVSFLIDPFLTGNPKAVGKIDDFDDVDYIFVTHGHGDHIGDTQEIARRSGATVVCNYEISVYLSRSGTKCHAMHIGGSFEFPFGKVKMTPALHGSDIESSDGVIPGGVAGGFLIEVDGRKLYHAGDTGLTLDMGLLKEDEVEVAMLPIGGNFTMDVEDAAKAANLIRPNHVIPMHYDTFEAIEANPEEFAAAVSGTVDVVIMTPGESVEFPLVEVLDQ, translated from the coding sequence ATGTTGGTCCGTTATCTAGGTCACTCGGCTTTTTACGTAAGAGGGGAGTCGGTCAGTTTCTTGATAGACCCCTTCCTTACGGGAAACCCTAAAGCCGTAGGAAAAATCGACGATTTTGACGACGTCGACTATATCTTCGTGACCCACGGTCACGGCGATCACATAGGCGATACTCAGGAGATCGCGAGAAGAAGCGGAGCCACCGTCGTGTGTAATTACGAGATATCGGTCTATCTCTCTCGATCGGGAACAAAATGCCATGCCATGCATATCGGCGGTTCCTTTGAGTTCCCATTCGGGAAGGTCAAGATGACTCCGGCCCTGCACGGTTCGGATATAGAGTCTTCTGATGGGGTGATACCGGGAGGTGTGGCCGGAGGTTTTCTCATAGAGGTGGACGGAAGGAAGTTGTACCATGCCGGAGACACCGGCTTGACCCTCGATATGGGGTTGCTCAAAGAGGATGAGGTCGAGGTGGCTATGCTACCTATAGGAGGCAATTTCACCATGGACGTAGAGGACGCCGCAAAGGCGGCGAACCTCATCCGTCCCAATCATGTCATACCTATGCATTACGATACCTTCGAGGCGATAGAGGCCAATCCGGAGGAGTTCGCCGCCGCAGTCAGCGGGACGGTGGACGTGGTGATTATGACTCCCGGAGAGAGCGTCGAGTTTCCCCTGGTCGAGGTTTTGGATCAGTAA
- a CDS encoding TenA family protein, with amino-acid sequence MDHPFIQGLKTGSLKLETFQGYLSQDSFYLKAYAKAFAFGISKSQDDETMEIFLFLLNGVFEELKLHGAYSKKWGFPLNSPPSKATSNYVDFLLRVASTEEIGDIAAATLPCDALYLFLGTELKRGDHSKSRYMEWIDTYSSESFRILTNALAKLVDRHGTDPERARRHYRRAMELEYDFFDEAYHSYIHCGEKTGGRDSRLEAPASG; translated from the coding sequence TTGGATCATCCTTTTATACAGGGACTTAAAACGGGATCTCTGAAGCTGGAGACCTTCCAAGGTTACCTATCCCAGGACTCCTTCTATCTCAAAGCATACGCAAAGGCGTTCGCCTTCGGAATATCCAAAAGCCAAGACGATGAGACCATGGAGATATTCCTCTTCCTCCTCAACGGAGTCTTCGAAGAATTGAAGCTTCACGGAGCCTACTCGAAAAAATGGGGCTTTCCCCTAAACTCCCCTCCCTCCAAGGCTACGTCCAACTACGTCGATTTCCTGCTGAGGGTTGCATCTACAGAAGAGATCGGAGACATCGCAGCGGCTACACTTCCCTGCGATGCTTTGTACCTTTTTCTAGGAACCGAACTTAAGCGAGGGGACCATTCCAAATCACGCTATATGGAATGGATCGACACCTACTCCTCCGAATCGTTCAGGATCCTGACGAATGCCCTGGCGAAACTGGTCGACCGCCACGGAACGGATCCAGAGAGAGCACGGCGCCATTACAGAAGGGCCATGGAACTGGAATATGACTTCTTCGACGAGGCGTATCACTCCTACATTCATTGCGGAGAAAAAACAGGAGGGAGAGATTCAAGATTAGAAGCACCGGCCTCAGGATAA
- a CDS encoding LysR family transcriptional regulator, whose amino-acid sequence MDFRELETFIAIVEKGSISAAAAALGVSQPAVSKRVARLEKEMGATLFAKGHKHSSLTSEGSVFYKSALRMLDCRKKTKLQIAEISEELYGSVTISASSIPGDYILPTFLVEFIERHPGVDVKVRVGDSQTALEDLSLRKADLAIVGTDRSLPGFSSVPFLNDELVLVVGRRHPLATKKSVGLEELTSLKLAGRSSGSGTRQIWERAYRSVEAGSKDIPLQFGHALAVVNAVASGAEAGVVSRVAAESNPDVAVVAFEPPVRRPFYMVYGLCETKAVESLVSFLMEKAESREV is encoded by the coding sequence ATGGATTTTAGAGAATTGGAGACTTTTATAGCTATAGTGGAAAAAGGCAGCATCTCCGCTGCGGCTGCCGCCCTAGGCGTCTCCCAGCCTGCGGTCAGCAAGAGGGTCGCCAGGCTCGAAAAAGAGATGGGGGCTACGCTGTTTGCCAAGGGGCACAAACATTCGAGTCTGACTTCTGAAGGGTCGGTTTTCTATAAGTCCGCTCTGAGGATGTTAGACTGTCGAAAAAAGACGAAGCTTCAGATAGCCGAGATCTCCGAGGAGCTTTACGGCTCGGTCACAATAAGCGCCAGCTCGATTCCCGGAGACTACATCCTCCCTACTTTTCTCGTAGAGTTTATCGAACGCCATCCGGGGGTGGACGTAAAGGTCCGAGTTGGAGATTCCCAGACGGCTTTAGAGGATCTGTCGTTACGCAAGGCCGATCTGGCCATCGTCGGTACCGATCGCTCTTTGCCCGGATTTTCCAGCGTCCCTTTCCTGAACGACGAGCTTGTGCTGGTGGTGGGCAGAAGACATCCTCTTGCTACGAAAAAGAGCGTCGGACTGGAAGAACTTACCTCGTTGAAGTTGGCCGGCAGGAGTTCGGGATCGGGAACCAGACAGATATGGGAGAGGGCCTACAGATCAGTAGAGGCTGGATCGAAGGATATTCCTCTGCAATTTGGTCACGCTTTGGCCGTAGTCAACGCAGTGGCCAGCGGTGCCGAGGCTGGAGTGGTATCCCGGGTGGCGGCGGAATCCAATCCGGACGTGGCTGTGGTCGCTTTCGAGCCTCCGGTCAGAAGGCCTTTCTACATGGTCTACGGCCTGTGTGAGACGAAGGCGGTGGAGTCTTTGGTGTCCTTCCTGATGGAAAAAGCGGAGAGCAGAGAGGTTTGA
- a CDS encoding YbaK/EbsC family protein gives MENEAVKNVRSFLESKGYDGTIHHTDDTIFTVEDASRAVGAPPEEILKSLVFMVSGDPVLVLMSGDNRVDPKRIASVMGTANSKVKMAQPDYVYSNFGYKVGGVPPVGYLPSLPALVDEELSRFDVVWAAAGTDHDFFPISPELLLEYTEGRMVSLKK, from the coding sequence ATGGAAAACGAAGCGGTGAAAAATGTAAGATCCTTTCTGGAGTCCAAGGGCTACGACGGAACGATTCATCATACCGACGACACCATATTTACGGTGGAGGACGCCTCCAGGGCAGTAGGGGCTCCCCCTGAGGAGATATTGAAGAGTCTTGTCTTCATGGTGAGCGGCGATCCTGTTTTGGTACTGATGTCCGGTGATAACAGGGTCGATCCCAAGAGGATCGCCTCGGTCATGGGAACGGCTAACTCGAAGGTTAAGATGGCTCAACCGGATTACGTTTATTCCAATTTCGGCTATAAGGTGGGGGGCGTTCCTCCCGTGGGGTATCTGCCGTCTCTTCCTGCCCTGGTGGACGAGGAACTTAGTAGATTTGACGTAGTCTGGGCCGCTGCCGGCACTGATCACGACTTCTTTCCCATCTCGCCTGAGCTCCTGTTGGAATATACGGAGGGGCGAATGGTGTCCTTGAAAAAGTAG
- a CDS encoding FAD binding domain-containing protein, with amino-acid sequence MRIALSVNGEKLNFDVSPLDRLLDILRTYRGLTGTKEGCGEGECGACAVILDGRLVNSCMIPAMELHGSKVLTVEGLEGEGDLLQRAFVEEGAVQCGFCTPGMVMASRALLARRPNPTREEIKEGLAGNLCRCTGYEKIIKAVSRAADEGYGKIAKADLDFQEMEKPSEPAGLSEDEMEKVFLPYDLDEACQALSRFDDVYMLAGTTDFYPDLKKGKPVPGRLMDLTHICELKKIDVSEANVIVGSGVTTQRIAEDPAIAKFFPALREAADSSAAIAIKNRATLGGNLMTASPAADMPPVLLMLGAKAVLRSSSGRREVPMDSLFKGYRETVRRPDELLESVMIPIPKTGTSQAFFKRGSRKSLTISRVNVACSARLEDGVVRDMKVVAGTMSILPSPLVQVSEMVEGKPITASLVEAVREAARDGVHPRTSEGYRKNITGNMVARFLSELGQGF; translated from the coding sequence ATGAGAATCGCTTTGTCTGTAAACGGAGAGAAACTAAACTTCGATGTAAGCCCTCTCGATCGTCTCCTGGATATACTTAGGACCTACAGGGGGCTGACCGGAACCAAGGAGGGGTGCGGAGAGGGGGAGTGCGGTGCCTGTGCTGTCATTTTGGACGGCCGACTGGTCAACTCCTGTATGATCCCTGCCATGGAGCTCCACGGCAGCAAGGTGCTGACGGTCGAGGGACTTGAAGGGGAGGGCGATCTCCTGCAAAGGGCATTCGTGGAGGAAGGGGCGGTACAGTGCGGCTTCTGTACTCCTGGGATGGTCATGGCCTCCAGAGCCCTGCTAGCCAGACGTCCCAATCCGACCAGGGAGGAGATCAAAGAGGGACTCGCTGGCAATCTATGTCGTTGCACCGGTTACGAGAAGATAATAAAGGCCGTGTCCAGGGCGGCCGATGAGGGATACGGCAAGATAGCTAAGGCCGATCTGGATTTTCAGGAAATGGAAAAACCCTCCGAGCCCGCCGGTCTTAGCGAGGACGAAATGGAGAAGGTGTTTCTTCCCTACGATCTCGATGAAGCCTGCCAGGCCTTAAGCCGCTTCGACGATGTTTACATGCTCGCCGGTACGACCGATTTCTACCCGGACCTTAAGAAAGGGAAACCCGTTCCGGGGCGATTGATGGATCTTACCCATATATGCGAGCTGAAGAAAATAGACGTATCGGAAGCCAATGTGATTGTCGGTAGCGGAGTTACCACCCAAAGGATAGCGGAAGATCCGGCTATAGCGAAGTTTTTTCCGGCCCTCAGGGAAGCCGCCGATAGCTCCGCGGCGATCGCCATAAAAAACAGGGCTACCTTGGGTGGAAACCTGATGACGGCGTCCCCTGCGGCCGATATGCCTCCGGTTCTCCTGATGCTGGGGGCGAAGGCGGTCCTTCGAAGTTCCTCCGGTCGAAGAGAGGTTCCGATGGATTCCCTTTTCAAGGGCTATAGAGAGACGGTACGTCGCCCCGACGAACTTCTGGAGTCGGTCATGATACCGATCCCCAAAACGGGAACATCTCAGGCGTTTTTCAAGAGAGGTTCGAGAAAATCTCTGACCATATCGAGGGTAAACGTGGCCTGCTCCGCTCGACTGGAGGACGGAGTGGTGAGGGATATGAAGGTAGTCGCTGGGACGATGTCGATCCTCCCTAGTCCTTTGGTACAGGTTTCCGAGATGGTCGAGGGGAAGCCGATAACGGCATCCCTGGTGGAAGCCGTTCGAGAAGCTGCCAGAGACGGAGTTCATCCGAGAACCTCGGAGGGGTACAGAAAAAACATCACCGGAAATATGGTAGCTCGTTTTCTGAGCGAGCTTGGTCAGGGATTTTGA
- the hisS gene encoding histidine--tRNA ligase: MAESIKAPRGVRDILPDDSWKWGHTLNMSRKIADLFSYKEVHLPIFEHTELFARGIGDTTDVVEKEMYTFEDKGGRSITLRPELTASMVRCYLEHSMNGGPQPVKLWGYGPMFRYERPQKGRYRQFWQLDFEALGSDSPLVDLEVIMTAVELFRNLGMSNLEVIINSVGCPECRPAYREALMDYLRPYLGELCGTCQNRFDRNPLRILDCKNDRCKEITDGAPAIFETLCDECSEHFKAVTSGLDALGIVYHVDKRLVRGLDYYTKTAFEVQSGDLGAQNAVCGGGRYDNLSEAIGGPHVPGVGFAAGLDRIVLTMEQQGCDFGREPTPDVFVVCADEIARSLAVDVLYRLRREGISADMDYLGRSMKAQMKSAVNGGSSVACIVGGDELNKGVVTVKDLSRSEQTQVELKSLTSSVFRLLDQSTLIKRG, translated from the coding sequence ATGGCCGAGAGTATTAAAGCCCCTAGAGGAGTTCGGGATATTCTTCCCGACGATTCATGGAAATGGGGCCATACGTTGAATATGTCCCGAAAGATCGCCGATCTTTTTTCGTATAAAGAGGTCCATCTCCCCATATTCGAGCATACGGAGCTTTTCGCCAGAGGCATCGGCGACACCACCGACGTCGTGGAAAAGGAAATGTACACCTTCGAGGACAAGGGTGGGCGAAGCATAACCTTAAGGCCGGAGCTGACCGCATCTATGGTCAGATGTTATCTGGAACATTCCATGAACGGCGGACCTCAGCCCGTTAAACTATGGGGATACGGTCCGATGTTTCGCTACGAGAGACCTCAGAAGGGGAGATACCGCCAGTTTTGGCAGCTCGATTTCGAAGCTCTAGGTTCTGATAGTCCTCTAGTGGACCTGGAGGTCATAATGACCGCCGTCGAGCTTTTTAGAAATCTCGGCATGTCCAACCTGGAGGTGATCATAAACTCGGTAGGATGTCCTGAATGTCGCCCCGCCTACAGGGAGGCTCTGATGGACTACCTTCGTCCTTACCTGGGCGAGCTATGCGGTACCTGCCAGAACAGGTTCGACAGAAACCCCCTTCGAATACTGGACTGCAAGAACGACAGGTGCAAAGAGATCACCGACGGAGCTCCGGCCATCTTCGAGACCCTCTGTGACGAGTGTTCCGAGCACTTCAAAGCTGTGACATCAGGTCTCGATGCCCTCGGTATCGTCTATCACGTAGACAAGAGACTGGTCAGAGGTTTGGACTACTACACAAAGACGGCTTTTGAGGTGCAGTCCGGAGATCTCGGTGCCCAGAACGCCGTCTGTGGCGGAGGTCGTTATGACAACCTATCGGAGGCTATCGGAGGACCTCACGTGCCAGGCGTCGGTTTCGCCGCCGGGCTCGATCGAATAGTCCTGACAATGGAGCAGCAGGGGTGCGATTTCGGGAGAGAACCGACCCCGGATGTCTTCGTGGTCTGTGCGGACGAGATAGCTCGTTCTCTGGCGGTAGATGTTCTCTACCGTCTCAGAAGGGAGGGGATCTCCGCGGATATGGATTATCTTGGCCGAAGCATGAAAGCCCAGATGAAGTCCGCCGTCAATGGAGGGTCCTCCGTGGCCTGTATAGTAGGCGGAGACGAGTTGAACAAAGGGGTCGTTACGGTAAAGGATCTCTCCAGGTCGGAGCAGACCCAGGTGGAACTGAAGAGTTTGACCTCCAGCGTGTTCCGACTGTTGGATCAGAGTACTTTGATAAAGCGGGGATGA